The proteins below are encoded in one region of Paeniglutamicibacter cryotolerans:
- the sdhC gene encoding succinate dehydrogenase, cytochrome b556 subunit, protein MSKTSSGTLYRGREGMWSWVGHRVTGVVIFLFLLVHVLDTSLVRMSPGAYDAVIGTYKNPLMALGETALVAAIVFHAFNGLRLILVDFWKRGPKYHRQILWGVLALWIITMAAFAIRHLSLAFGGH, encoded by the coding sequence GTGTCGAAGACTTCGTCAGGCACCCTCTACCGCGGCCGCGAAGGCATGTGGTCTTGGGTGGGACACCGCGTAACAGGTGTCGTTATTTTCTTGTTCCTGTTGGTCCATGTGCTCGATACGTCACTGGTGCGCATGTCGCCCGGTGCCTACGACGCAGTTATTGGCACCTACAAGAACCCCTTAATGGCGCTGGGCGAAACCGCCCTAGTCGCCGCCATCGTCTTCCACGCCTTCAACGGCCTGCGACTGATCCTGGTGGACTTCTGGAAGCGGGGGCCCAAATACCACCGTCAGATCCTGTGGGGCGTCCTTGCCCTCTGGATCATCACGATGGCTGCTTTCGCCATCCGCCACCTTTCCCTCGCCTTCGGAGGTCACTAA
- a CDS encoding mannose-1-phosphate guanylyltransferase, whose protein sequence is MNAEILARFYGVIPAGGVGTRLWPLSRAAAPKFLHDLTGSGSTLIRATYERMIPLTGDRIMVVTGMAHRTAVLAQLPELADEDLVLESEPKDSAAAIGLAAAILHRRNPDLIMGSFAADQVIGPVEVFQDAVREAIATAATGKIVTIGIRPTLPSSGFGYIRTGAKLEVDGAPSARDVVEFVEKPSEDTARGYLASGDYLWNAGMFVAPVSLMLEHLARNEPALHDGLQEIAAAWDTPERDEVKARIWPTLPKTAIDYAVAEPAAAAGDVAVIPGVFNWDDVGDFAAIGRLNPASESTGITVMGDGARVYSDDASGIVVSDTKRVIALIGIQDVVIVDTPDALLVTTKDHAQSVKKAVEHLKASGDIDVL, encoded by the coding sequence ATGAACGCAGAAATTCTGGCTCGCTTCTACGGCGTCATTCCCGCAGGCGGCGTCGGTACCCGGCTGTGGCCGCTGTCCCGGGCAGCAGCCCCCAAATTCCTTCACGACCTGACCGGCTCGGGTTCCACCCTGATCCGTGCCACGTATGAGCGGATGATTCCACTGACCGGTGACCGGATCATGGTCGTGACCGGGATGGCCCACCGCACCGCGGTGCTGGCGCAGCTTCCCGAACTGGCCGATGAGGACCTGGTTCTGGAATCCGAGCCCAAGGACTCGGCTGCGGCGATCGGCCTTGCAGCGGCCATCCTGCACCGCAGGAATCCTGACCTGATCATGGGCTCGTTCGCCGCGGACCAGGTGATCGGCCCGGTCGAGGTGTTCCAGGACGCCGTCCGCGAGGCCATCGCCACGGCGGCAACGGGCAAGATCGTGACCATCGGCATCCGCCCGACCCTTCCCTCGTCCGGGTTCGGTTACATCCGCACGGGTGCGAAGCTGGAGGTCGACGGGGCCCCTTCCGCCCGCGACGTGGTCGAATTCGTCGAAAAGCCCAGCGAGGACACGGCTCGCGGATATCTGGCCAGCGGCGACTACCTGTGGAACGCCGGCATGTTCGTGGCCCCGGTGTCGCTGATGCTCGAGCACCTGGCACGGAACGAACCGGCCTTGCACGACGGCCTGCAGGAAATCGCTGCCGCCTGGGACACCCCCGAGCGGGACGAGGTCAAGGCCCGGATCTGGCCGACTCTGCCGAAGACGGCCATCGATTACGCGGTGGCCGAGCCCGCCGCCGCCGCCGGAGACGTCGCCGTGATTCCGGGGGTCTTCAACTGGGACGACGTCGGGGACTTCGCCGCCATCGGCCGGTTGAACCCGGCCTCCGAATCCACCGGGATCACCGTCATGGGGGATGGGGCCCGCGTCTACTCCGATGATGCCTCGGGCATCGTGGTCAGCGACACCAAGCGGGTGATTGCGCTGATCGGCATCCAGGACGTGGTCATCGTCGATACCCCTGACGCCTTGCTGGTCACCACCAAGGACCACGCGCAGTCGGTCAAGAAGGCAGTGGAACACCTCAAGGCCTCCGGCGACATCGACGTCCTGTAG
- a CDS encoding amidohydrolase, which yields MERLLAFRRDVHANPELSFHEHRTTALIASTLRESGLEPVLLEGTGAFVDIGAGPIALALRADIDALPILEETGLDYASTNEGVCHACGHDIHTTVMIGVALALKSMLDDGMLTGRVRVIFQPAEETMPGGALSVIAQGVLDEVPRILALHCEPRIDVGSIGTRIGAITSASDTIKIELVGRGGHTSRPHLTEDMVFALSQIAINVPAVLGRRIDVRSAVSVVWGQIHAGSAPNAIPAAGYLAGTMRCLDGEAWAGAGDLLDEVVRQVAAPYGVEVKLEHTRGVPPVINTESETDLIEDSARAEIGSAAIVLTPQSMGGEDFAWMTNKVPGSMLRLGTRTPGGETYDLHRGDYIPDERSIVTGVTVMAAASLRAIAQLQDGDVRR from the coding sequence ATGGAACGGCTTCTAGCGTTCCGGCGCGATGTGCATGCAAACCCCGAACTGTCCTTCCATGAGCACCGCACCACGGCGCTCATCGCCTCCACGCTGCGGGAGTCCGGACTGGAGCCGGTGCTGCTCGAGGGAACGGGCGCCTTCGTCGACATCGGGGCGGGCCCGATAGCCCTGGCGCTCCGCGCGGATATCGATGCGCTGCCGATCCTCGAGGAAACCGGGCTCGACTACGCCTCCACCAACGAGGGCGTCTGCCACGCCTGCGGCCACGACATTCACACCACGGTGATGATCGGCGTCGCGCTCGCGCTCAAGTCCATGCTCGACGACGGCATGCTGACCGGCCGCGTCCGCGTGATCTTCCAGCCCGCCGAGGAGACCATGCCCGGCGGGGCCCTCTCGGTGATCGCCCAGGGCGTGCTGGACGAGGTTCCTCGCATCCTGGCCCTGCATTGCGAACCGCGCATCGATGTCGGCAGCATCGGCACCCGCATCGGCGCCATCACTTCCGCCTCCGACACCATCAAGATCGAACTGGTCGGCCGCGGCGGACACACCTCGCGGCCGCACCTGACCGAGGACATGGTCTTCGCGCTCTCGCAGATCGCCATCAACGTCCCGGCCGTGCTGGGTCGGCGGATCGACGTGCGTTCGGCCGTCTCGGTGGTCTGGGGCCAGATCCACGCCGGTAGCGCGCCGAATGCCATTCCCGCCGCCGGCTACCTCGCCGGGACCATGCGCTGCCTCGATGGCGAGGCCTGGGCCGGTGCCGGGGACCTGCTCGACGAGGTGGTTCGCCAGGTGGCGGCCCCGTACGGCGTCGAGGTGAAGCTCGAGCATACCCGTGGTGTGCCGCCGGTGATCAACACCGAATCCGAGACGGACCTGATTGAGGATTCCGCGCGTGCCGAGATCGGTTCGGCCGCAATAGTGCTCACCCCTCAGTCCATGGGCGGGGAGGACTTCGCCTGGATGACGAACAAGGTTCCCGGTTCGATGCTGCGTCTGGGCACCCGCACCCCGGGAGGGGAGACCTACGACCTGCACCGCGGAGATTACATTCCCGACGAGCGGTCTATTGTTACGGGCGTCACTGTGATGGCCGCCGCATCACTGCGGGCCATCGCGCAGCTTCAGGACGGGGACGTCCGGCGGTAA
- a CDS encoding BMP family lipoprotein, which produces MKNSLKSITRKGTMAAAILGASALVLSGCGAAPEAKPDAASQAPTVDYTACMVSDEGGFDDKSFNQASYEGLLRAKADLGVKINSAESTSSTDMKPNIESMVSAGCNIIATAGFKIGDATLEAAKKYPKVDFAIVDFGYETMPANLRSLSYNTDEAAFLAGYSAAAYTKTGKVGTFGGAEIPPVTIFMDGFLQGVKHFNEVKNKDVQVVGWGTSKSFVNDFTNTVKARQIADNMIADGVDVIMPVAGPLGQVAVDAVNESSSDTDAVVWVDTDGFEYAKNGKDVVLTSVMKEMGKTVEESIDMGLKGTFKSEAYVGTLANGGVAMAPFHNFADKVPADLQAEVDALKADIIAGKIKVSSGS; this is translated from the coding sequence TTGAAGAATTCCCTTAAATCGATCACGCGCAAGGGCACTATGGCTGCCGCCATCCTCGGCGCCTCCGCACTCGTGCTCTCCGGCTGCGGTGCCGCACCGGAAGCCAAGCCCGACGCTGCCAGCCAGGCCCCGACAGTCGACTACACGGCCTGCATGGTCTCCGATGAGGGCGGTTTCGACGACAAGTCATTCAACCAGGCCTCCTACGAGGGCCTGTTGCGCGCCAAGGCCGATCTCGGCGTGAAGATCAACTCGGCCGAGTCGACCTCGTCGACCGATATGAAGCCGAACATCGAGTCGATGGTCAGCGCTGGCTGCAACATCATCGCCACCGCCGGATTCAAGATCGGCGACGCCACGCTCGAGGCGGCGAAGAAGTACCCGAAGGTCGACTTCGCCATCGTCGACTTCGGTTACGAGACCATGCCGGCAAACCTCCGTTCGCTGAGCTACAACACTGATGAAGCTGCCTTCCTGGCCGGCTACTCGGCAGCTGCCTACACGAAGACCGGCAAGGTCGGTACCTTCGGCGGTGCCGAGATCCCGCCCGTGACCATCTTCATGGATGGCTTCCTGCAGGGTGTCAAGCACTTCAACGAGGTCAAGAACAAGGACGTCCAGGTCGTCGGCTGGGGCACCTCGAAGTCATTCGTCAACGACTTCACCAACACCGTGAAGGCACGTCAGATCGCCGACAACATGATTGCCGACGGCGTTGACGTCATCATGCCGGTCGCCGGCCCGCTGGGCCAGGTCGCCGTTGACGCGGTCAACGAGTCCTCCTCCGACACCGATGCAGTCGTCTGGGTAGACACCGACGGCTTCGAATACGCCAAAAACGGCAAGGACGTCGTCCTGACCTCCGTCATGAAGGAAATGGGCAAGACCGTTGAGGAGTCCATCGACATGGGCCTGAAGGGGACGTTCAAGTCCGAGGCCTACGTTGGCACGCTCGCCAACGGCGGCGTCGCCATGGCTCCGTTCCACAACTTCGCCGACAAGGTCCCTGCTGACCTGCAGGCCGAGGTCGATGCGCTGAAGGCCGACATCATCGCCGGCAAGATCAAGGTATCCTCCGGCTCCTAG
- a CDS encoding ABC transporter ATP-binding protein: MKLELQGITKSFDGFVANDHIDLVVEPGQVHCLLGENGAGKSTLMNVLFGLYEPTEGRILIDGEPVVFKGPGDAMAAGIGMVHQHFMLIPVFTVAENVALGNEKTGVAGFLKLEETRKAIREISDRYGFDVDPDALVEDLPVGVQQRVEIIKALVRNANLLILDEPTAVLTPQETDELISIIGQLTAAGTSIIFISHKLREVKEVSDKITVIRRGKVVGTANPDAPVTELASLMVGRSVELSLGRTQAVPGEAKLQIRNLLVRHENGVPAVDHVSFDVHAGEILAVAGVQGNGQTELVEAIMGLREKATGSILLDGNELLGRSVKQIINAGVGYVPEDRSTDGLIGSFSIADNLVLNRYDRAPMSKGLALKPAKIAASAVEKVAEYDVRAGSAQSLISTLSGGNQQKVVLAREFSRPLELFIASQPTRGVDVGSIEFLHRRILAERDSGTPVIIVSTELDEVRELGDRIAVLFHGELMGIVPGNTSREVLGLMMAGTSAEEALAQVAAEPGEHTTEQRPTLPGGIA, translated from the coding sequence ATGAAATTGGAACTGCAAGGGATCACTAAGTCCTTCGACGGATTCGTGGCCAACGACCATATCGACCTCGTGGTCGAACCGGGACAGGTCCACTGTCTCCTCGGTGAGAATGGGGCCGGCAAGTCGACCCTGATGAATGTGCTTTTCGGACTCTACGAACCCACCGAGGGCCGGATCCTGATCGACGGTGAACCTGTGGTCTTCAAGGGCCCCGGTGACGCCATGGCAGCCGGCATCGGCATGGTGCACCAGCACTTCATGCTGATCCCGGTGTTCACTGTCGCCGAAAACGTCGCCCTGGGCAACGAGAAGACGGGTGTCGCCGGCTTCCTGAAACTCGAGGAGACCCGCAAGGCCATCCGCGAGATCTCCGACCGCTACGGATTCGACGTCGATCCCGATGCGCTGGTCGAGGACCTCCCGGTCGGCGTGCAGCAGCGCGTGGAAATCATCAAGGCGCTGGTTCGCAACGCGAACCTGCTGATCCTCGATGAGCCGACCGCCGTGCTGACGCCGCAGGAAACCGACGAACTGATCTCGATCATCGGCCAGCTGACTGCCGCCGGTACCTCGATCATCTTCATCTCGCACAAGCTGCGCGAGGTCAAGGAGGTCTCCGACAAGATCACCGTGATCCGCCGCGGCAAGGTAGTGGGCACAGCCAACCCCGACGCCCCCGTCACGGAACTCGCATCGCTGATGGTCGGTCGTTCGGTCGAGCTTTCGCTCGGCCGCACCCAGGCAGTTCCCGGGGAAGCGAAGCTGCAGATCCGCAACCTGCTGGTGCGCCACGAAAACGGCGTGCCCGCAGTGGACCATGTCTCCTTCGACGTCCATGCCGGTGAGATCCTCGCCGTCGCCGGTGTCCAGGGCAATGGCCAGACCGAACTGGTCGAGGCCATCATGGGCCTGCGTGAAAAGGCCACCGGCTCGATCCTGCTCGACGGGAACGAACTGCTGGGCCGCAGCGTCAAACAGATCATCAACGCCGGCGTCGGGTACGTCCCGGAGGACCGCAGCACGGACGGGCTGATCGGCTCCTTCAGCATTGCCGACAACCTGGTCCTGAACCGCTATGACCGGGCCCCCATGTCCAAGGGATTGGCCCTGAAACCGGCCAAGATCGCCGCGTCCGCCGTGGAAAAGGTCGCCGAGTACGACGTCCGTGCCGGTTCCGCGCAATCGCTCATCTCGACGTTGTCCGGCGGTAACCAGCAGAAGGTCGTACTGGCGCGCGAATTCTCGCGCCCGCTCGAGCTCTTCATCGCCTCGCAGCCCACGCGCGGCGTCGACGTGGGGTCCATCGAGTTCCTGCACCGCCGGATCCTTGCCGAGCGCGACTCCGGTACCCCTGTGATCATCGTTTCCACCGAACTCGACGAGGTCAGGGAGCTGGGTGACCGCATTGCAGTGCTCTTCCACGGAGAACTGATGGGGATTGTCCCGGGCAACACCAGTCGAGAGGTGCTGGGCCTCATGATGGCCGGCACCAGCGCCGAGGAGGCCTTGGCGCAGGTCGCGGCCGAGCCCGGCGAGCACACCACAGAACAGCGCCCGACCTTGCCGGGAGGCATCGCATGA
- a CDS encoding ABC transporter permease produces the protein MSTTTTEKAGPGLGERIRTSSAVVSFLAIVLSMIVGGILIAITDEATIAASKYFFAAPMDMLAAAWEAASGAYAAMFRGAIFDYRADTFTGMIKPITETLTMATPLITAALGVALAFRAGLFNIGAQGQLIIGATLAGYIGFTLNLPWPLHILLIIIAAALGGALWGGIVGVLKARTGAHEVILTIMLNYVAIYLLAFLLSTPMMQRAGSNDPVSRPINESGTYPLIFGPDFRTHFGLIIALLAVWGVWWLLERSTTGFELKAVGANASAARTAGINTTRAIVLAMVIAGALAGLSGAAQVNGTEHFVEGSVAASIGFDAITVALLGRSRPLGVLAAALLFGAFRSGGVAMQTQTGTPIDIVLVVQSLIVLFIAAPPLVRSIFGMNARKRKPAKKTPDDTEPTPPSAAVTTGSTL, from the coding sequence ATGAGCACCACCACCACCGAAAAGGCCGGGCCGGGTCTGGGGGAGCGGATACGCACCTCCAGCGCCGTTGTCTCGTTCCTGGCCATCGTCCTGTCGATGATCGTCGGCGGCATCCTGATCGCCATCACCGACGAGGCGACCATCGCCGCTTCGAAGTACTTCTTCGCCGCCCCGATGGACATGCTCGCCGCAGCTTGGGAGGCAGCTTCCGGCGCCTACGCCGCGATGTTCCGCGGGGCGATCTTCGACTACCGGGCCGACACGTTCACGGGCATGATCAAACCGATCACCGAGACCCTGACCATGGCCACGCCGCTGATCACTGCCGCACTGGGCGTCGCACTGGCATTCCGGGCGGGCCTGTTCAACATCGGTGCCCAGGGCCAGCTGATTATCGGTGCAACGCTTGCCGGATACATCGGCTTCACGCTGAACCTGCCCTGGCCGCTGCACATCCTGCTCATCATCATCGCCGCGGCACTCGGAGGTGCACTCTGGGGCGGGATCGTCGGCGTGCTCAAGGCCCGCACCGGCGCCCACGAGGTGATCCTGACGATCATGCTCAACTACGTCGCCATCTACCTGCTCGCGTTCCTGCTGAGCACCCCGATGATGCAGCGCGCCGGTTCCAACGACCCGGTCAGCCGACCCATCAACGAGTCGGGCACCTACCCGCTGATCTTCGGCCCCGATTTCAGGACCCACTTCGGACTGATCATCGCGTTGCTTGCCGTCTGGGGCGTCTGGTGGCTGCTTGAACGCTCCACCACCGGGTTCGAGCTCAAGGCGGTCGGTGCCAATGCCTCGGCGGCACGCACCGCCGGCATCAACACCACCCGGGCCATTGTCCTGGCGATGGTCATCGCCGGTGCCCTGGCCGGGCTCTCGGGCGCCGCGCAGGTCAACGGCACCGAACACTTCGTCGAAGGCAGCGTCGCTGCAAGCATTGGCTTCGACGCGATCACCGTCGCGCTGCTGGGCCGCTCGCGTCCGCTGGGCGTACTTGCAGCTGCACTGCTCTTCGGGGCCTTCCGCTCCGGCGGAGTGGCCATGCAAACCCAGACCGGAACGCCGATCGACATCGTGCTGGTGGTCCAGTCGCTGATCGTGCTCTTCATCGCCGCACCTCCACTGGTGCGCTCGATCTTCGGCATGAACGCGCGCAAGCGCAAACCGGCCAAGAAAACCCCCGACGATACCGAACCGACGCCTCCAAGCGCCGCAGTGACCACCGGGAGCACCCTGTGA